From the genome of Streptomyces spinoverrucosus:
AGCAGCAGCAGGGAGTCGCCCTCGCAGCCGGGAAACGTGAAGTGGGCGTTGGCCGGGAGGCGGTTCACCGGGTCACCGCCGAGGATCGCGTCCGGCACCGCCGTACGGACCACGTCGATCAGCTCGTCGCGCAGGGCACCGATCTCGCGGGCGAACTCCTCGCGGTGCTCGGCGGCGTGCCGCCCGGCCACGGCGAAGGAGGCGATGGCGGGGACGTCGAGGGTGCCGGAGCGGACGTGACGCTCCTGGCCGCCGCCGTGCAGGACGGGTACGGGGCTGTACTCACGGCCCAGGATCAGCGCGCCGATGCCGTAAGGGCCGCCGATCTTGTGGCCGGAGACGGTCATCGCGGCGAGGCCGGAGGCGGCGAAGTCGACGGGGAGCTGCCCGAAGGCCTGGACGGCGTCGGAGTGCAGCGGCACGCCGAACTCGGCGGCGGTCTCGGCGAGTTCGCGGATCGGCAGGACCGTGCCGATCTCGTTGTTCGCCCACATGACGGTGGCGAGGGCGACGTCGTCGGGGTTGCGGGCGATGGCCTCGCGCAGGGCCTCGGGGTGGACCCGGCCGTGCGGGTCGACCGGGAGGTACTCGACGGTGGCGCCCTCGTGTTCGCCGAGCCAGTGGACGGCGTCCAGGACGGCGTGGTGCTCGACGGGGCTGGCGAGGACCCGGGTGCGGGCCGGGTCGGCGGCGCGACGGGACCAGTACAGGCCCTTGACGGCGAGGTTGTCGGCCTCGGTGCCGCCGGAGGTGAAGACGACCTCGCTGGGGCGGGCACCGAGGGCTTCCGCGAGGGTTTCGCGGGCTTCCTCGACGGTGCGGCGGGCCTGGCGGCCGGATGCGTGGAGGGAGGAGGCGTTGCCCGTGCTGCGCAGCTGGGCGGTCAGCGCCTCTGCCGCCTCCGGGAGCATCGGGGTGGTCGCGGCGTGGTCGAGGTATGCCATGGTGACGCCGATTCTACGCGCGGCGGTGGGTTTGACCGTGGCGAGGTTGGCCGGGGTTGCGGCCGGCGTCGGCGCCTCGCCGGTGCTGCCGTCGGCGTCGGTGGCGGCGCGCCCGGCGTTGGGGGCGGCGCGCCCGGCGTTGGGGGCGGCGCGCCCGGCGTTGGGGGCGGCGCGCCCGGCGTCGGTGGCGGCGCGCCCGGCGTCGGTGGCGGCGCGCCCGGCGTTGGTGGCGGCGCGCCCGTTCCGCCGCAGTGGAACGACTGCCCACAGCCGGTGCGCAGCCGGTGCCGGTCACCCTCCCTCAGAAGCTCCACGAAATCGTGTTGTCCGCCTGCATGAACGCCGCCAGGACCAGCAGGTCCGCCACGCCCAGGCCGAGGCCGAGGTAGGCGCGGAAGCGGCGGTTGGTGCCTCGCCACAGGGCGATCGTGGCCAGGGCGATGGCGATGGGGCCGAGGAAGAGGTTGAGGACGAGGAGGCCCAGGAGGCCCAGGACGAAGGACGCGACGGCCATGCCGTCGGTGTCGCGGATTCCGGTGCGGCGCTCGGCCGGTGCGGTCAGTTGCATGGTGGGCTCCCGTCGGTCAGTGGGTCGGCGTCCGACGCCGGCGGCCGTGACGCTCGCGGAGCGCGAAGATGCCGAGCCAGGCGGCGATCACGGCGGCGGTGACGAGGGTGAAGCCGATCGGCGCGTGGGCCACGGTGCCCATGACCACGCCGAGCAGCAGAAGCGCGGCGACCAGGAAGAGCATGGGATGAGTCCCCCTCTGCTTCGGTGAACGGTTGTAGTTACAGTTGTTCACTGACTTCCCAGTCTAGCGTGCCCCATGACTTTCCAATTACAGAGAACAGTTGTTAACTGCATGGCATGAGTCACACCCTCGGCATCCGGCAGGCGCAGAAGCAGAAGACCCGACAGGCGCTCCTGGACGCCGCGTTGGAGCTGCTGGAGGAGCAGAGCCTGAGCAGTCTGGGTCTGCGCGAGGTCACCCGTGCGGTCGGTGTCGCCCCGACCGCCTTCTACCGGCACTTCCGCTCCACGGCGGACCTCGGCGTGGCCCTGGTCGAGGAGGCGCTGAGCAGCCTGCACCCGACGATCCGCACGATCGTGTCCACGGCCGGGGACAGCGACGAACGCATCACGCTTGCCGTGGAGT
Proteins encoded in this window:
- a CDS encoding cysteine desulfurase family protein — its product is MAYLDHAATTPMLPEAAEALTAQLRSTGNASSLHASGRQARRTVEEARETLAEALGARPSEVVFTSGGTEADNLAVKGLYWSRRAADPARTRVLASPVEHHAVLDAVHWLGEHEGATVEYLPVDPHGRVHPEALREAIARNPDDVALATVMWANNEIGTVLPIRELAETAAEFGVPLHSDAVQAFGQLPVDFAASGLAAMTVSGHKIGGPYGIGALILGREYSPVPVLHGGGQERHVRSGTLDVPAIASFAVAGRHAAEHREEFAREIGALRDELIDVVRTAVPDAILGGDPVNRLPANAHFTFPGCEGDSLLLLLDAQGIECSTGSACTAGVAQPSHVLLATGTNPDLARGTLRFSLGHTSTAADVEAVAKAIGPAVERARAAGLT
- a CDS encoding DUF4190 domain-containing protein, which translates into the protein MQLTAPAERRTGIRDTDGMAVASFVLGLLGLLVLNLFLGPIAIALATIALWRGTNRRFRAYLGLGLGVADLLVLAAFMQADNTISWSF